Below is a genomic region from Scyliorhinus canicula chromosome 5, sScyCan1.1, whole genome shotgun sequence.
CAAGAAGGGCCTTACAAAGGTACATCAAAGAAATTGTAGGGCATGATGCTCTGGTTCTTCCCGCAGTACAGCCAGAGAGGGATTATGAAACACTGATTTCAGTTTTATCGAAACTATTTGAACTCGGGTACAATCCTAACTGGAAAAATATGTATGTAGAATGTGAGTCTGCTCCAACATTGTATCCTTTCTACAAATTCGATCGTACTAAGCTTCAGGTCAATTTTGAAGACTTTAGGCAAAGTAATGAAAACGTAGCATCTCCCACGCACCCCTTCCTCTGCAGTTCAAATAGAGATGGTAAGGAATTCAACTACAACCTAACACCAACAACAGTGCCATATATATCAGAGCACAAAAACAACAATGTCCCTATATTACCTGGCTCTGTTCATGTGGAGCTTGGCTTAGCATCGGCCCTGGCAAGTATTAAGCCAAAGATACCACTCAGTTTGTGTCAAATCAGTACTACTTTTTTGAATCCCTGTATTGTGCAACCAAACTCAACTGAGCTCAAGGTACAACTTAGCAAGGAAGGCAAAGTGACCAAGTTTGTTGTTTTTGCATCTTCTGCCACTTATGCAAAGGGAGAGGTTCGTCAAGTTCCGGAATGCATCGTTGAAGAAACTACTATCGCTCTGCAAAATATTTCAGAAAGGGTCAAGGAAAAGATAAAGGCGGAAGACATCTATGACGAGCTCTCCTCTTTAGGTTTCCAATATGGTTCAGTTTTCAGACAACTTGGGGATGTGTTCTATGGGGATGAATTAAAGGAAGCTATAACATGTATTAAGGTACCTGACGAGATTGTGCTGCAGATGCACGATTACCACATTCATCCAGTCATTTTAGATTATTATATGCAAATGACAGCTGTCGTAGCAATGAAAATGTCAAATTCTAGAGCAGGATTCCCGACATCCGTGGGGAGTTTGACAATATGCCGACCAATGCAGCAGGAAATGATGTTGTATATGAGGACATGTAAAAGTACTGCAGAATTCTATGAGGTCTCCGGGGGGTTTACAGATACAAAGGGAGCCCTCATTGCAGAACTAAAAAATGTCAGAATTACATTTCTTAGCAAACAAAATTCCGTAGAACTCAATGACTATTTTTACCAGAATAACTGGGAGGAAATAGTTCATCTTCCCAAAGGTATAGATCACCCTTCTGCCCCCAAATTGTTGGTCTTTGCAGATAACTGTGGAATTGCTGGCAGCCTTCAAAGGTACTTGCACAAGCAGTCCTCATATATTCCTTATCAAGAACCTAAGACATTGATGGGCACAGGAATTGCACAGGTTCTAAGGCAGCACAATATAAGTGATTTGAGCAGCTTTGATGAAGTGTTATTCATGTGGGGGATGCAAAATTTAACTGACCAGAACAGCAAAGCAATGGTGGCGCATATTAGCAGCTGCTGTGAGATTTACCGTCAAATCCTTCAACTAGTTCAAGGGGCAAATTCCACAAAGTCTATCAGAACAATCACATTCAGGATATCAGAAAACACAGCAGATCAGATCACGGCAGGCTTTGCGTTATGGGGCATGACCAGATCATGTGCCGCAGAACTACAAGAAGTTACTTTTCACCTGATTGACATCAGttctgccattgatgcagatattAGAGCATTGGCAAATGCAATTACCTTGCCTGACAATTATCCCGAAGTAATGATTAGGCGAGGAAAGCTGTATTCATCCCACATCACACGGACACCCAATAAAATATCTGATAATGTTCACAGCATGGTTCCTTACTCTGGTTTTGAAAATGTTAGTTTCCAAACATTGGATCCCTACAAAGTTGTAAATTTCCATGCAACACCACAGCAAGGGAAAGTGAATGAGCCAACAAAACAAACCGTGCATATTAAAATTGATAAAATTTGCATCCATTCATCAGATTACTTTCCAATCAGTGTATCAGAAATGAACTTTGGACGGACAATGTACTGGAACAAAACAATGACAGAGGGGCACAAACTACTTGCTCTAGACTTCAGTGGCACAGTTACAGCTGTTAGCAGTGATGTAAAGACATGTAAAATAGGAGATCACGTTGCTGTATGTTACCCAGTTGCAGCATTTTCTACAGTCACTCTTTCTGCATCTATTTGTTACAAAAGCAGTAAAATTCCAATGTTGAAGCAGACACCATGTGTTTCATACTTTGTACTCGCATGGGAAATACTGCATAACATTTTGCCTCGTGCTAAATATCACAAACGTTTGCTAATTGTTTCCATGGAGCCAGAATCATGTCTGACTAAAGTGCTGTCCTTGGCAGCCAATGGATTGGGGTGGAGAGTTCAGATTGAATCTCATGACTTTTCACCTGCCTTTACTCATTCTGATGCATTGATCTTCCTGCCCCCTATTAATACATCTTTAGTTGCAACATCTGTCAGCAGCTCTTCTGCTAAACATGTTGTTGTTCTCTTTGACAACAACCAGGCGTTTCATACTTCGCAAAACTATGAAAAGGACAATGTTTCTGTTCACGTTTTGCAGGTAGCTAACATATTTCAGAAGGGATATCTTACAAAATCTGCGCGTGATATTTACAAGTGGATGAGATCAATGCATTTAGAAAGAAAACGGCTTGATTTGCCAAAAGTTGATTTTCAGCAAGTGATCTCTGATGTGGATGAATGCAGGGCAGAATCATACTTTACCTGCAAAGCTGTTTCAATTGTTGACCTGAAGAGCACGCAGGTACCAAATAGTAGGATGTCACAGATACAAGTATATCACAGCCAAAAGCAACTTTTCAGAAGTGATGCTGCATATATAGTGACAGGGGGACTTACAGGGCTTGGCTTTCACACAGTAAATTTCATTGCCAAGCATGGTGGGGGACATGTCATTGTTCTGTCAAGAAGCACTCCATCTAATGAGAAGCaggaagaatttagaaatctctggAATCAGTTTGGGACCAGGGTAACTAGCATGACCTGTGACATTTCAGTGCTGTCGGATGTTGAGAAAGCCATCAATGCCTTTCATGATATTTTTCCAAAGATTGTAATCAAAGgagtttttcacagtgctgttgTATTACATGATGGCCTTCTTCAGAGTCTAAATCAAACATTGTTTGAAAAAGTTCTGAATCCCAAAATTGCAGGTGTTCTGAATCTTCACTATACAACACAGTCCCTCCAGTTGGACTACTTTGTATGTTACTCCTCAATCGCATCATTTAGCGGGAATTCTGCCCAGTCAAGCTATTCTGCAGCAAACTCATTTCTTGATTTCTTTGTCCACTATAGGAGAAACCAAGGGCTTGTAGGGCAATCTTTAAACTGGGGTGCATTGAACCTTGGTCTGTTACTCAATAAGGACAGTACCCAAAGGTTTCTGGAATCGAAAGGGATAATGACACTGGAAGTTTCAGAAATTTCTGAATGCCTTGAACACTGCTTGGTGTTGAACAATCCACAACAAGCTGTCTGTAAATTCAATTTCTCGAATTTATATCAGAATGATGTCTCTCAAAATCAATTTCTCAAAGCACGATTCCTTTCACTTGTACAGGATGAAATCAGTAAAATACAGCTCATCCAACAGCAGGTTTTAGCTAGTAATTCAGCAATGACACCTGAGCAGTATGTCATTGCATTGTTGTCTGAAGTCAGTAATACTGACCCTGCAGAGTTTACAAAAGAATCCTATCTTTCCAGTTTTGGCCTTGATTCCATGCTAAGTATGACAGTGCAGAATCGTATTTATCAGGAAAAAAACATCAACTTGCCACTCGTAACGTTTCTTGATCCAATGACAACAGTACATACTGTTGTGTCACTGCTGGTAGAGAAAACTGCTAATCAACCACACTTTGTCAAACCAGCTCTGCCACAGAACACATCTTTGAGCGATTCACTTGAAGAATACACCCAGTTGTAAAATAATTACTGTTAGCTGTTCTGATGAGGAGAATATAGTTATGCTTTTCCAGCTAACCCCAAACAGTTAGACACAGCGTCTAGATTCTGAATCCTATATTACTCAAGTAATGATCTGGACATTAGTTCACGGTTAAATATAAATATTTTAACAAAGACATTTGCAGAAGTTTGCCATGGTGAGAAATTCTTGGAAACCTCAGATTCTGAGAGTTAGTAAGGACTTGCTGGCTTGTTGCTTATTAGGAGGTGATTAATTGGTGACATGGTAGATCAGCTATATTCTTTTTAATGAGCTTCTTTTATTGTTTTCTTTCTATATTGGAGGAAATGCTCTCAACTAATGTGGACTGTGCAGTAAATCATTCACCTGCTGTGCCTGTGAATAAGTATGATTGCTTGGAATGATAGTATATTTCAAATATTTGCTATTAGGATATTCCaacctgtaaataatgaaatgcaCAATATGTTTTTTAACACTATTCATCACTTGGGAATATTTTCACTAAATGTTCAGACTTTGTTTGATTGTTGCTCTGGAATTCTAGCTGAACATGTTATAATTTTCTTAATTAAAGGGCTAAGTTGAACTATTTTTTATTTATGGTGTACATGGATGTAACTGTTAATATTCTTGTCAAACTATAGTGCAATAAAACGTTTGACTATTGGAAATACAACTGAATTCTAATACAGTCTTATGATTATTCAGttaaggccagaattagatgggTTTGAAGGCGGCTTGGTTGTGAAACAGATTTCTCACAGCGAAAACCCCCGCCCAACCCAAACCCACCTGTTCCCTCAGTTAAAATTCAGTCCTTAGTCTCTGTGCCACAATGTAAAACGTTGCACTTCCATCCGGGCTGGTAGAAGAAGCTTCCAGTCAAAGCAGACAGCTGATTAAATTACAATATGTTAACAACATAAAAGTGCCACTTTAACCCTTTCCAAATCTTCTCCTAAACTCAATGTCATGTCAATGACAACAAAAAGCAATCTCCACCACCCATAAATCCAAGGCATTTAACAGCACAGATAAGTGCTGTTGGAAACACCTAAATAGCAGCATTTTATACTTAATGTGAGGGAACATGAGGGAATGCATGTCAGAATGATATCAGGTTGAAAAGTTAGAATGGCCGCACTTGGCAGAATGTTAACATGGCACCAGATTATCTGAAACGAGGAGGTTGGGAGCCTGGGTAGGAAACAcctagtgggggtggtgggtattGTCGTCAATGAGGAGCCCCGGAAAGGAAAGTCAAACAAAGTTTTTTTTCCTACTTACAGTTACCAAACACAGCAATAAAGCAACActccaagtcccagccgggaccatccaAAGATGCCAACTCCCTCTtgggccggcatttttaaaatctctGGGAATTAACGAGCCGCACTGTTGGGCCTCCGTTCCTCAGCGGGTGAGCTTGTATTCCACAAGTCCCACAGGGAAATCGATTGGGTTCTCCCATGGGTTTTGTGGCGGTTATAATGAGGGGGGAGAGCGCGGCAACCAGGGGTCTCAGGATTGAATCAAAGGcctcattgggggagggggttctgcgGTGGAACCAGAGGTTTCAGGGTGGGAGGTGCATTTGTGGCTCTTTGAAGGGATCTGTGGTCTGGGCGTGGGAGGGAAAGAGGTCAGATTGAATTGGAGGTCTCGGTGTCATAGGACTGGTGGGAAAAAGGCCACATGGTGAAAGTAGTTTTACCCGATTTCAGAAATCACTCTGGCAGACCCTCTGGATCCAGAAAGTAGATGTAAAGACACAATTGCTGTCTCTACCAAACTTTTGTTCTGGCTTCCATAGTTGAAGTTAAAATGCTAAATAACTATGAGGCTCCCAACTCATCTACTTGCAATGGGTTAGTTGCAACTCATTGGCCCTCCTCAGTTGAAGCTAGAAGTGGGTGGATTAGAAGCGGGTTTGGGTTGGTAATCTGATTGTAAAGAGTTTAACCCCAGtgtaccccactgcctccctcctGATCCAAATACACCCATTCATTTCGGATAAATCTCCCTCTCTGGTGTCAGTAAAAATTACCAGAACATTTTTTGTTCTGGTTAAAACCAAACTTGTTCATTCATGTCCCTGAGAGAAGtgtgatgggccagggtttagaaaactccaaactatatcatggtgttcacctgacctacaactgtttatcgattttggttacgatgagcacaagggcctgtctttcaggtgttattcaacagaagccttcagcacttttaatcaaaaacaaactttattctacaaattcaattaacatttttataaacacacagtatttttatcaactaccaacataaatacccgcACAGCagcagtactctatgtataacccttaatatgTCCCTCTTTAAGCTGTTTCAATTTAATAACCAgttcccataaaccagaaaaccctttttgaaggtgtggcccagcacatcgCTCTCAGGACCTGATATGGATGCTGCTGTTTCCTTTCCATACAGcaagtttgaatttcttccagaaaacagttatttattttcaagttatcaagcagtctggaaacagcttttaaaatgcagatagagaaaacaaccttctttcaacctgtgcagaacaaaaccagttcaaactcaaagtgaaagtacaACCAAATCCCTGAgctacagcccagctccacccacactatgacatcactgaagccatgtgataagacaaaaacatttcataaagggacactcccatgacagaagtaaatctgctgtccttgacaCTCTGGCCAAAATGTGCAAgttactcagttgtatcaaacagcTTAAAAGTGGTGAAATAATGGATAGAGTAACATGACGTGGAAATGGAATTGCCCTGCGCCCGGAATATTCAGCCTGATGACGTAAGGTCAGGTTCCTGATCATCATGCTGGTAAGCAATAATACAATGGGTGGCCGCCCCTCAAAATTGAGATCCTTTCTGCCATTTTACAATTGTCAATTGAGGAATAATTTAACTCAATAGCAGTCGACTACAATAATACTCAGCATGGAAAAAAGGCCATGGTTGCTTATCTGGgtgggtttaaaggctgcagtcagtcagtgtgtgatttcagtgtcagtgtgtgaACCTGCTGTGAGGTTTGTGATTTGTTCTTCTGGAAAGGTGAGAATGCACTGCCATCGAGAAAAAGGTTTTAATTCTGGTTTTCTCTGGACTTATTGTTTTATCTGCACTGCAGCGTTTGTGTTTTGGGCAACATGGGGATTGTGATCTCTGGGGGAGGCAGATACTCTCGTGAGCAGGAGAGGAAGAAAAGAAGTGGGAAGACACCAGGTGGTCAGTGGCATGAGGCACAAGAACTGCATGAGGCATGAGGGTGCCTGACCTGCACAGGAGCAAAGTGCTGCTGAGGGTGGGATGCTGCAGCTACAGAGATGTGAAGGAGGAATTATTAACCCGCCTGTGTATGCAGGGTGAGAATGACGGGCAAGGATTTCCAGTTCCTCCCACTCCGACACCAGAAATTCACACCCACGATCAACAGACCTTTCAATGGTCCATAACATTTTCCCTTCCACCCACGGTGATTCCCTGAGACCACGGCGCCCACCCACCCCAGATTCTTCAGAAAGATGTAAACCACTTAGCAGATAATTGGTCAATTAGACATTAATCACTTACTCCAAATTAATTATTTCCCTGACACAGCACGGTTCCAATGTATGCTATCCCATGGACAAACTCTTTGCATCATGTCCAGTCTAGCCGTATTATTGCTACGAGTTAAGAgtggaagagtgatgaggtcctgcagaaggagttcagggagttaggcagtaagctaaaaaacAAGACCTCTAGGGTTGCAATCTCAGGATTacccctgtgccacgtgctagtgagtctAGAACTAGGAGGATTAAACAGTTAAATACTTGGCTAAActgctgggccaggattctcccctctgGGGACAAAGTCACCGtgccggtgggaaaaccggcgctacccactccggcatcaacggccaCCCAAACTGAGGAATTCTCACGTTTCTAGGGGGCAAGGTGGATGCCGGAGgaattggcgccgctccagccggtgccgaaggaaTGGCACGTgtttgtgcatgcgcggaatggccggcgtgatctcacgcatACGCAGACCGGCCAGTGTATTTTTGCGCAcacgcgggggttctcttctccgcgctggccctcgggcaatatggcggagcattACAGGGGCacggcgcagaaggaagaagtgccctcatggaacaagcccacccgcagatcgggccagaccaccatggcccccccacaccccccacccccccggggtcagatcccccccgcgcTCCCCCGAGGACCTCCTACGTATACTCAACTGCCAgatcccaccgtgtgggacctgagtaaccggtaggactggccaaaaatggacggccgctctgcccatcggggcccggagaatcggcgggagggctgctgccaacggccctagAAGCGGCACCAgaaaatacggcagctggcgtcggggagACGCGGCAGGATTCGCGCCTACCCCCACGGATTCTCCAACCAAGGcagggggtcggggaatcccgcccgtggtgtaggagggagcgtttcagatttctggagccCTGGGATCTCCTCTAGTGCAGGTAAGACCTGCAGAAAAAAggcaggttgcatctaaactggaggggcaccaatatcctggctgggaggtttgctaaagttgctcttcctgcctatgttgttggtacctatgtaTACCATGACCTCTGGCAGTTCACCCTTCCCTTCAGGATATCCTGTGTTGGTTCAGAGACATCCtttaccctggcaccagggaggcaacataccatcctggagtctctttcacgtccacagaagcacctatctgtgccccttactatagagtctcCAATAACTATTGTTCTCCTGCaccttgccctcccctgctgagcaacagagccagatggggtgccactgttctggctgctgttttcccctgataggccttCCCCCACAACATTTTCCAAAAAGGTATACCTTTTAGAGAAGGGGACAGCCACAATGTTTACCTGCACTGATTGCCTGCCCTTTCGAGCAGTCACCCATTTGTCtgctgcaccttgggtgtgatcaTGTCTTTATAACTCCTGTCTGTGAcactttctgccacctgcatgcttataactgcatccaactgctgctccaaccaaaccacgCAGCCTGCAATGAGCTGCCACTGGTTATATTTCCTTCAGACGCAGTCGACCtgaacgctggaagcgtcacggatctcccacatctcacagttagaacACTGTACtctgctgagtgacatttaagcactagttaattaatttaaaataaatacttattaaattattattaacTATATGGTCCCTGCCACTAGATTAGCACTGCTAAACAATCAAACATCTCCATTACGTTTGATTTATCATCAGCAGCAATGTTGATGAGGCGGAAACTACGAACAACTCTGCCATGCCATACCAAAAAACGAGTAAATCAGAAGATAAAAGATCAAATGGAATCTCAGAATAAATAAAAGGGATATTATGACAAGTCTACCAGGAGGAATCCTGAGAAACCAAATGACATGGTCGGAGTGGAGGACCCTGACGGCTGGTCAAAATGTGCTGAGGTATTgcagaaaacaggcctaattacCTATACTGTGATAACTGAGCAAGGACAGATTTTAAGGAGGAATAGACGAGGACTCCTAAAAGCGAAACAACATGTTGCTGAACAGCAAGGCGAGTATGTATATGAAAGTTTACATTCATTGAAACCGACACAAGCAGTGAACAAGTCACATCTCAATGTACAGAATGATGTTCATTTCAATGATACAATCATAGTAGATGTACCTACAGAAGTTCAGAACTATCACACAGATTCACCAGATTTACCAAAGTTGAGACCATCAACGAGAAATAGAAAGAAACTGGAACGGTTTGATCTGTAAATAGACAATATAACTGTACATGCTGTAAAATACATTGTTATGCATATCATATGTAATATTTATTGAAATAATGTATTATATGCTTTCTTCAAAatctcaaggaaaggggatgtagtgatacaCATAAGCAAGTGTATGTATAAATATGTATAGCCTCTGACCAGTAGGTGTCAGGCAAGTAATAGCACATGACACTGTAATCTAGGGGGAATCTGAAGAAGAATTTGTTGTGGTTAGTCGTGTTTGTATTAGTTCCAGTTTGATAGCATTAGTTTCCTACCCAGTTTAATATACTATAATAACATTGACTAGCCTTGAACTAGATTTTCTTTAGTACGCTGGCTCAGTAATTGTCACTGTACAAGAACATAACAGTGTCCAGTTCGCaaatgagatttaaatccatgcaaattacAATTTTGCAGGTGCCGCCGACATCGGGGTGAAAACTTCACTAATGCCGCCAGTGGGGAACTGGAGCATTTCAATGGAATCGGCGTCGGGCGCAAATCGCGATTTTTCCATTGAGCACTATTCTCTGCCCACTATTCTCTGCCCAACTGGCGGAAGTGGAAAATTCAGCCTTAGATTTCAATATGGAACTCATATTTCATAGATGTAGAAAAAAGTAGAAGTCAAAATGCGGCAAGTAAGTGCAAACACTGTTTTTATATTTTCTAACAGTTAACAGGGGTGTCTGGCAACATTACCACTGATATACATAGTCCTGGATTCTCCAGGGGCCGCTTGTTAGACACGGGAGCCACGATTGTTGTGTCCTTCACTATTTAAAGTTGTCTAGTTTTGGTAGCATGTTGTTCTCTATTTTCTTTtatctggatggcttggatgcgtagtgttgaataaagaacacaaagctttgttaacaaacaaaactataaatttattacactactaacttgTTCACATTTCTAAAGTAGAAGctttctatattaaactatgctatctcttaCAGAGCTATCTCAAGTACACATCTGCTCGCTCTCACATGCTCACTATCTTCTCCTAACTCCCAGAATCCCCAAGTcacatatatataaatgactgttctgtggttccc
It encodes:
- the LOC119966469 gene encoding mycocerosic acid synthase-like polyketide synthase, which encodes MESKGEEIAVVGIGCNFPGGEGINNFWKVLHEGRNCVVDIPPDRFDTKFWHDTDDNKAGKMITKRACLIEGFNEFDHKLFSISQTEASSMDPQHKLLLECTYKAFENAGMPMEDISGSRTGVFIGLMNRDYEGILNSSANKITHYNGTGTSMSIAANRISFTFNLTGPSLAIDTACSSSLVALHYASMAIKQGDCEMAVCGGVSCIIEPRVNVALSKAKMISPDGMSKPFSSKGNGYGRGEGCGILLLKTLTKAHKDHDHIWGVIVRSAVNQDGRTVTPITRPSKTQQEELLRSIYPRNVDPSEIHYMEAHGTGTPAGDPTEAASISNILGQSRHPDLPPLIMGSVKGNIGHTESAAGAAGLIKVLLMMYHGKIVPSLHYSEGNSSINAKALNLHIPTSVKQWNESWMKEKMAGVNSFGFGGTNAHVVVREYRQDSVHNCAQKPFEIFVLSAASQNSVQMMLKDTSHQIKESDDIVLQNLAYTSACRRSHKNNRYRKAFVASSLSHLQQQLKSATNTEVAQGKTGVKLVFVFCGNGVLYRGMCKQLLQTEAKFRSQIEEIERILKPYTNTKLLDLIRDDCADFTKPDIAQPVLFAIQMAIVSLLKFWGVQPDVTIGHSVGEVAAAHCAGILSLQDAVKVLYHRSVLQSTVTGGKMLVISNLPLSTVSEKLDSYSGRLCIAAFNSPSSCTVSGDSEAVDELHTELSSSFGDRNVFLHILDVPAAYHSHLMEPILKQVEENIGNLEKHETETKVISTVTGQLVSRGDCVTGKYWARNIRNPVAFEQAIRTAVAEVKNAVFVEIGPRRALQRYIKEIVGHDALVLPAVQPERDYETLISVLSKLFELGYNPNWKNMYVECESAPTLYPFYKFDRTKLQVNFEDFRQSNENVASPTHPFLCSSNRDGKEFNYNLTPTTVPYISEHKNNNVPILPGSVHVELGLASALASIKPKIPLSLCQISTTFLNPCIVQPNSTELKVQLSKEGKVTKFVVFASSATYAKGEVRQVPECIVEETTIALQNISERVKEKIKAEDIYDELSSLGFQYGSVFRQLGDVFYGDELKEAITCIKVPDEIVLQMHDYHIHPVILDYYMQMTAVVAMKMSNSRAGFPTSVGSLTICRPMQQEMMLYMRTCKSTAEFYEVSGGFTDTKGALIAELKNVRITFLSKQNSVELNDYFYQNNWEEIVHLPKGIDHPSAPKLLVFADNCGIAGSLQRYLHKQSSYIPYQEPKTLMGTGIAQVLRQHNISDLSSFDEVLFMWGMQNLTDQNSKAMVAHISSCCEIYRQILQLVQGANSTKSIRTITFRISENTADQITAGFALWGMTRSCAAELQEVTFHLIDISSAIDADIRALANAITLPDNYPEVMIRRGKLYSSHITRTPNKISDNVHSMVPYSGFENVSFQTLDPYKVVNFHATPQQGKVNEPTKQTVHIKIDKICIHSSDYFPISVSEMNFGRTMYWNKTMTEGHKLLALDFSGTVTAVSSDVKTCKIGDHVAVCYPVAAFSTVTLSASICYKSSKIPMLKQTPCVSYFVLAWEILHNILPRAKYHKRLLIVSMEPESCLTKVLSLAANGLGWRVQIESHDFSPAFTHSDALIFLPPINTSLVATSVSSSSAKHVVVLFDNNQAFHTSQNYEKDNVSVHVLQVANIFQKGYLTKSARDIYKWMRSMHLERKRLDLPKVDFQQVISDVDECRAESYFTCKAVSIVDLKSTQVPNSRMSQIQVYHSQKQLFRSDAAYIVTGGLTGLGFHTVNFIAKHGGGHVIVLSRSTPSNEKQEEFRNLWNQFGTRVTSMTCDISVLSDVEKAINAFHDIFPKIVIKGVFHSAVVLHDGLLQSLNQTLFEKVLNPKIAGVLNLHYTTQSLQLDYFVCYSSIASFSGNSAQSSYSAANSFLDFFVHYRRNQGLVGQSLNWGALNLGLLLNKDSTQRFLESKGIMTLEVSEISECLEHCLVLNNPQQAVCKFNFSNLYQNDVSQNQFLKARFLSLVQDEISKIQLIQQQVLASNSAMTPEQYVIALLSEVSNTDPAEFTKESYLSSFGLDSMLSMTVQNRIYQEKNINLPLVTFLDPMTTVHTVVSLLVEKTANQPHFVKPALPQNTSLSDSLEEYTQL